A genome region from bacterium includes the following:
- a CDS encoding helix-turn-helix transcriptional regulator, whose amino-acid sequence MGRGQRWNPVNLRNLRLAFGLSPEGFAARVGAVSASTVRRWESGRHVPTIHHLEAIADAFDIDLAVFFEPANPGRAPRAKAKRDRPLPGQIELLPSAERR is encoded by the coding sequence ATGGGTCGCGGTCAGCGCTGGAACCCGGTCAATCTGCGCAATCTGCGCCTCGCCTTCGGGCTGAGCCCGGAGGGCTTCGCCGCGCGCGTCGGCGCGGTCTCGGCGAGCACGGTCCGCCGCTGGGAGAGCGGCCGCCACGTGCCGACGATCCACCACCTGGAGGCGATCGCCGACGCCTTCGACATCGACCTGGCGGTCTTCTTCGAGCCCGCCAACCCCGGCCGGGCGCCGCGCGCGAAGGCCAAGCGCGACCGCCCGTTGCCCGGCCAGATCGAGCTGCTGCCCTCCGCCGAGCGGCGCTGA